A stretch of the Arachis stenosperma cultivar V10309 chromosome 6, arast.V10309.gnm1.PFL2, whole genome shotgun sequence genome encodes the following:
- the LOC130932851 gene encoding uncharacterized protein LOC130932851 isoform X1 gives MFVVANISVFILVMQILQIFQGNCVARFLGRISFQPVRENPLLGPSSSTTTKIGEEKKEEEKKKEKKKEKKNEEKKEEESPTEEIVLKVDMHCEAYARKVAKALKGCQGHSFSSFSKRYDAAKESNTSCLILYKPILKDLSPWFHMDVTGTEDGIKEPIATFSACFGAAFIMLYPTKYATMLAEKMEKHGATGWLVKTGWSGGRYGYGSRIKLPYTRKIIDAIHSGSLLNAEYKKTEIFGFEISTEVEGVTSEILDPINTVSSLCWMCMSNQFKIL, from the exons ATGTTTGTGGTTGCAAACATTTCTGTTTTCATCCTTGTCATGCAAATATTGCAAATATTCCAGGGTAATTGTGTCGCCAGGTTCCTTGGCAGGATCTCTTTTCAGCCTGTTAGGGAGAATCCACTGCTTGGCCCTTCTTCTTCAAC AACCACAAAAATAGGTGAA gagaagaaggaggaagagaaaaagaaagaaaagaaaaaggagaagaagaatgaagaaaagaaggaagaagagtcTCCAACAGAAGAAATAGTACTTAAGGTTGATATGCATTGTGAAGCTTATGCAAGGAAAGTTGCAAAAGCATTAAAAGGCTGTCAAGGtcattcattttcttctttcagCAAAAG GTATGATGCAGCAAAAG AGTCAAATACTTCATGTTTAATCTTGTACAAGCCTATCCTAAAAGATCTATCACCTTGGTTTCACATGGAT GTGACTGGCACTGAGGATGGTATTAAGGAGCCAATAGCAACTTTCTCAGCTTGTTTTGGTGCTGCTTTCATAATGCTATACCCAACAAAGTATGCTACAATGCTTGCTGAGAAGATGGAGAAGCACGGCGCTACCGGCTGGCTTGTTAAGACGGGTTGGTCTGGTGGTAG GTATGGTTATGGTAGTCGTATCAAGCTACCCTACACAAGAAAAATCATTGATGCTATTCACTCTGGAAGCCTCTTAAATGCTGAGTACAAGAAGACTGAGATTTTTGGGTTTGAGATCTCAACTGAAGTTGAAGGGGTCACTTCAGAAATTCTTGATCCTATTAACACTGTTAGTAGTTTGTGTTGGATGTGTATGTCTAACCAATTCAAAATATTATAG
- the LOC130932851 gene encoding uncharacterized protein LOC130932851 isoform X2 → MFVVANISVFILVMQILQIFQGNCVARFLGRISFQPVRENPLLGPSSSTTTKIGEEKKEEEKKKEKKKEKKNEEKKEEESPTEEIVLKVDMHCEAYARKVAKALKGCQGHSFSSFSKRYDAAKESNTSCLILYKPILKDLSPWFHMDVTGTEDGIKEPIATFSACFGAAFIMLYPTKYATMLAEKMEKHGATGWLVKTGWSGGMVMVVVSSYPTQEKSLMLFTLEAS, encoded by the exons ATGTTTGTGGTTGCAAACATTTCTGTTTTCATCCTTGTCATGCAAATATTGCAAATATTCCAGGGTAATTGTGTCGCCAGGTTCCTTGGCAGGATCTCTTTTCAGCCTGTTAGGGAGAATCCACTGCTTGGCCCTTCTTCTTCAAC AACCACAAAAATAGGTGAA gagaagaaggaggaagagaaaaagaaagaaaagaaaaaggagaagaagaatgaagaaaagaaggaagaagagtcTCCAACAGAAGAAATAGTACTTAAGGTTGATATGCATTGTGAAGCTTATGCAAGGAAAGTTGCAAAAGCATTAAAAGGCTGTCAAGGtcattcattttcttctttcagCAAAAG GTATGATGCAGCAAAAG AGTCAAATACTTCATGTTTAATCTTGTACAAGCCTATCCTAAAAGATCTATCACCTTGGTTTCACATGGAT GTGACTGGCACTGAGGATGGTATTAAGGAGCCAATAGCAACTTTCTCAGCTTGTTTTGGTGCTGCTTTCATAATGCTATACCCAACAAAGTATGCTACAATGCTTGCTGAGAAGATGGAGAAGCACGGCGCTACCGGCTGGCTTGTTAAGACGGGTTGGTCTGGTG GTATGGTTATGGTAGTCGTATCAAGCTACCCTACACAAGAAAAATCATTGATGCTATTCACTCTGGAAGCCTCTTAA